One window of Mus caroli chromosome 11, CAROLI_EIJ_v1.1, whole genome shotgun sequence genomic DNA carries:
- the LOC110306075 gene encoding olfactory receptor 1D2, producing MDGGNQSGDSEFLLLGLSEVPEHQRILFWTFLSMYLVTVVGNVLIILAIGSDSHLHTPMYFFLANLSFTDLFFVTNTIPKMLVSLQSQNKAISYPGCLTQLFFLVSLVALDNLILAVMAYDRYVAICHPLHYTTTMSPKLCILLLILCWALSILYGLIHTLLMTRVTFCGSRKIHYIFCEMYVLLRLACSDTHINHMMLIATGCFVFLVPFGFMIMSYICIVRAILKIPSASNKYKAFSTCASHLAVVALFYGTLCMVYLKPLHTYSMKDSVATVMYAVVTPMMNPFIYSLRNKDMHGALGRLLRKPLQKLT from the coding sequence ATGGACGGAGGCAACCAGAGTGGGGACTCTGAGTTCCTCCTCCTGGGACTCTCGGAGGTTCCTGAGCATCAGCGCATCCTATTCTGGACCTTCCTGTCCATGTACCTGGTCACAGTGGTGGGGAACGTGCTCATCATCCTGGCCATTGGCTCTGACTCGCACCTGCACACtcccatgtatttcttcctggCCAACCTCTCCTTCACTGACCTCTTCTTTGTCACCAACACTATCCCCAAGATGCTGGTGAGCCTTCAATCCCAGAACAAAGCTATCTCCTACCCAGGATGTCTGACACAGCTCTTCTTCCTGGTGTCTTTGGTAGCCTTGGACAATCTCATCCTGGCTGTAATGGCATATGACCGTTATGTGGCCATCTGTCACCCTCTCCATTACACTACAACCATGAGCCCCAAGCTCTGTATCTTACTGCTCATCTTGTGTTGGGCCTTATCTATCCTCTATGGCCTCATCCACACCCTCCTCATGACCAGAGTAACCTTCTGTGGATCTCGGAAAATCCACTACATCTTCTGCGAAATGTATGTCCTGCTGAGGCTTGCATGCTCTGACACCCACATCAATCACATGATGCTGATCGCCACGGGCTGCTTCGTCTTCCTTGTTCCTTTTGGATTCATGATCATGTCCTATATCTGCATTGTCAGAGCTATCCTCAAAATTCCTTCAGCCTCTAACAAGTACAAAGCCTTTTCCACCTGTGCGTCCCATCTGGCTGTGGTGGCCCTCTTCTATGGGACACTTTGTATGGTGTATCTGAAACCCCTGCACACCTACTCCATGAAAGACTCAGTAGCCACCGTGATGTATGCAGTGGTGACACCCATGATGAACCCTttcatctacagcctgaggaacaagGACATGCACGGGGCTCTGGGAAGACTGCTAAGGAAGCCACTTCAGAAGCTAACATGA